Proteins from a genomic interval of Arachis hypogaea cultivar Tifrunner chromosome 10, arahy.Tifrunner.gnm2.J5K5, whole genome shotgun sequence:
- the LOC112716676 gene encoding ribonuclease III domain-containing protein RNC1, chloroplastic isoform X2, with protein MHRFRGNIWDYDCKPKVMQTLGYPQEMNDMTPGITEARNIELGLGLQLCFLHPSKYKLEHPRFCYERLEYLGQKIQDLVMAERLLMKHLDAPGLWLQNRHRRLLMNKYCGRYLRAKHLHHYIIYGESVQDKYEHNRRLRNPANTAVQQALHGLSYAVYGKRDVRRLMFEVFDFEQVQPQEV; from the exons ATGCATCGGTTCAGAGGGAATATATGGGATTATGATTGCAAACCAAAGGTTATGCAGACCCTTGGATATCCACAGGAAATGAATGATATGACTCCAGGTATTACCGAAGCCCGGAACATAGAGCTCGGACTTGGATTGCAG CTATGTTTCTTGCATCCATCAAAGTACAAACTTGAGCATCCTCGATTTTGCTATGAAAGATTAGAATACCTTGGCCAAAAGATACAG GATTTGGTGATGGCTGAACGACTGCTGATGAAGCATTTAGATGCTCCTGGGCTGTGGCTACAAAATAGGCACCGCCGCCTTCTTATGAACAAGTATTGTGGAAGATATTTGAGGGCTAAACATCTTCACCATTATATTATATATGGTGAAAGTGTTCAAGATAAGTACGAGCACAATCGGCGACTGAGAAACCCAGCCAACACAGCAGTTCAACAAGCTCTTCATGGACTTTCATATGCTGTTTATGGGAAACGTGATGTGAGACGTCTGATGTTTGAGGTTTTTGAC